One genomic segment of Thermoplasmatales archaeon includes these proteins:
- the coaA gene encoding type I pantothenate kinase, with protein sequence MAMLPSLKESDVSPYISFSRKEWSALRNSTPMTVSEEDLKEIRGINENISTSEVEDVFLPLSRLLQMYYQAQVNLYIARRTFLEEPTSRVPYVIGIAGSVAVGKSTIGRLLKVLISRWPSKPKVDLITTDGFLFPNAVLEKKNLMERKGFPESYDIKSLITFLYELKSGRTNLKIPVYSHLTYDIMPNELIEVDSPDIVILEGLNVLQTRTTLRTKNVPELIVSDFFDFSIYIDAEELAIKKWFLDRFMVLRKTAFTDPRSYFRKLAEVPENEALKIGGEIWDRINGVNLTENIAPTKYHAHLILVKGADHCITQIHMRKI encoded by the coding sequence ATGGCAATGCTGCCTTCGTTGAAAGAATCCGATGTTTCGCCGTACATATCATTTTCACGAAAGGAGTGGAGCGCACTCAGAAATTCTACACCGATGACTGTTTCAGAGGAGGACTTAAAAGAGATCAGAGGAATCAATGAAAATATTTCTACCAGTGAGGTTGAAGACGTTTTTCTCCCACTTTCAAGATTGCTTCAGATGTACTATCAGGCTCAGGTCAATCTATACATTGCTAGAAGGACGTTCCTGGAGGAACCTACAAGCAGAGTTCCGTATGTTATAGGTATTGCCGGTAGCGTTGCGGTTGGAAAAAGCACGATTGGACGTTTGCTGAAAGTACTAATATCGAGATGGCCAAGCAAGCCCAAGGTAGATCTCATAACAACAGACGGCTTTCTATTTCCCAATGCCGTACTCGAGAAAAAAAACCTAATGGAAAGAAAGGGCTTCCCCGAGAGTTATGATATAAAGAGTCTTATCACTTTTCTTTATGAACTGAAATCTGGAAGAACAAATCTGAAGATTCCAGTATACTCGCATTTGACTTATGATATAATGCCAAATGAATTAATTGAAGTCGACTCTCCAGACATAGTTATTCTGGAAGGCTTAAACGTGTTGCAGACGCGTACGACATTAAGAACAAAAAATGTTCCGGAACTCATAGTTTCGGATTTCTTCGACTTTTCTATATACATTGACGCAGAAGAACTCGCTATCAAAAAATGGTTCCTGGATAGGTTCATGGTTTTGCGTAAGACAGCATTCACGGACCCTAGATCATATTTCAGAAAATTGGCCGAGGTTCCAGAGAATGAAGCACTGAAGATAGGTGGAGAAATTTGGGATCGAATTAACGGTGTTAACCTCACTGAAAATATAGCCCCAACAAAGTACCATGCTCATCTTATCCTCGTAAAGGGCGCAGACCACTGCATTACTCAGATCCATATGAGGAAGATCTAA
- a CDS encoding DNA adenine methylase — protein sequence MDSTRGQIGSEYSQYIIEPIIKWAGGKRQIIDKLLYYMPQKWNTYFEPFLGGGALVSKLYGMNRLKTAILSDRNFDIYNLFNEIKNNPEELIKGLEDLNYRNSKESYYEARDEFNSIDRTPNLRRAVIFIYLNRHAFNGLYRLNSKGQFNVPFGRYTNPHLPSSNLVYAWFSLLKNVDLRLCDFQSATKYANAGDFVYFDPPYTPISKSSNFTTYIDGGFSWTDQVRLAEEARRLDSLGVRFMLSNSDTEETRELYSSFNVHGIKASRLINSKAERRRGASEIIVTNYA from the coding sequence ATGGATAGCACTAGAGGACAAATAGGAAGTGAATATTCCCAGTATATTATTGAACCAATAATCAAATGGGCGGGGGGAAAGAGACAGATCATTGACAAGCTTCTCTATTACATGCCACAGAAATGGAATACATACTTTGAGCCTTTTTTGGGAGGCGGTGCACTGGTCTCCAAACTTTATGGAATGAACAGGCTAAAGACTGCTATTCTATCAGATAGAAATTTTGACATATACAACCTTTTTAATGAAATAAAAAACAACCCTGAAGAACTCATAAAAGGATTAGAAGATCTTAACTATAGAAACTCAAAAGAGAGTTATTATGAGGCAAGGGATGAATTCAACTCTATCGACCGGACACCAAACCTGCGTAGGGCTGTTATTTTCATTTACCTTAACAGACACGCATTCAATGGCCTATATCGACTGAATTCGAAAGGACAGTTCAATGTGCCTTTTGGCAGGTATACAAATCCGCATTTACCTTCTTCGAATCTTGTATACGCTTGGTTTTCTCTCCTTAAGAATGTGGATTTAAGGCTATGTGATTTTCAATCTGCTACCAAATATGCAAATGCTGGAGATTTTGTTTACTTTGACCCGCCATATACTCCGATCTCAAAATCATCGAATTTCACGACCTACATAGACGGGGGATTTTCCTGGACAGATCAGGTAAGACTTGCTGAGGAAGCAAGACGCCTAGATTCTCTAGGAGTACGATTCATGCTTAGTAACTCTGACACTGAAGAAACCAGAGAATTATATTCTTCGTTCAATGTTCACGGGATTAAGGCTTCCAGATTGATAAATTCTAAAGCTGAAAGGAGACGGGGTGCCAGTGAAATTATTGTAACAAATTATGCATAA
- a CDS encoding DUF167 domain-containing protein, protein MGKATSGPKENVLLNNILKPFYSVINFILMRVMVLVSRGNESVEKEGDNIHVFTKQPFEDNRANRDVIKQIAKYYSVPSSKVKIVTGLRSRKKILDINVP, encoded by the coding sequence TTGGGCAAAGCAACTTCCGGACCTAAAGAGAATGTCCTTTTGAACAACATACTGAAACCTTTTTACTCAGTCATTAATTTCATCTTAATGCGTGTGATGGTTCTTGTCAGTCGCGGAAATGAAAGTGTGGAAAAGGAAGGCGATAATATCCATGTCTTCACAAAACAACCCTTTGAGGACAACAGAGCAAATAGGGACGTGATAAAGCAGATTGCAAAATATTATTCTGTCCCCTCAAGCAAAGTTAAGATTGTAACTGGATTGCGATCGCGCAAGAAGATTCTGGACATTAATGTTCCATGA
- a CDS encoding transposase, translated as MAVIDHVPDAVRKTYLEMKSEQGKKLELKVISGKYYIYVARGVWDKKKKKPVKKTVLMGTIHENGTFISKRLKKIFSSTMVYEYGNSQLVWNLCQDMYTIMEKHLYRDQIIAMAIVKAIDPMPLRLVSSRFQKLYISRTMKPNLDPDDLSTVLGYVGSHFPDLYGMFRKIMEPGGLIFYDMTAIISYSKNLKLAEKGYNPDDEHENQVTVIMAFSVKSWVPVAVDVFYGSVRDIKSLKYFIDRFHDQDIGFIMDRGLFSESIVKDLRKLKMHYIVPLRRNSTIVPDNVKFDSAFIYNGRPIQASRRSSRLGYVYMFQDPMMRAEEESTILRGVASARKDMEYFQDKKSRLGVFAIISDLDRSPSEIYEQYKSREEVEQVFDTMKGDLESDKTYLRDNEKVKGFFFIVFLALRVRFRILKVLKDHGLLGKMSVNETIFELSKMERIVEKSGTEYFAAVPRKVEKIIDLFRDMIPMG; from the coding sequence ATGGCTGTGATTGACCACGTACCGGATGCGGTTAGGAAAACGTACCTGGAAATGAAGAGCGAACAGGGAAAGAAGCTTGAACTGAAGGTGATAAGTGGAAAATATTACATTTATGTTGCAAGGGGTGTCTGGGACAAGAAGAAAAAGAAGCCTGTGAAGAAGACCGTCCTCATGGGAACGATACATGAGAACGGAACATTCATATCAAAGAGGCTAAAGAAGATCTTTTCCTCAACCATGGTCTATGAGTACGGCAACTCACAGCTTGTATGGAATCTCTGCCAGGATATGTATACGATAATGGAGAAGCATCTTTACCGTGATCAGATCATTGCAATGGCGATCGTGAAGGCGATCGATCCCATGCCATTGAGGCTCGTTTCCTCAAGATTCCAGAAGCTCTACATATCGAGGACGATGAAGCCGAACCTCGATCCCGATGATTTGTCGACCGTCCTGGGATACGTAGGGAGCCATTTTCCCGATCTCTACGGTATGTTCCGGAAGATCATGGAACCTGGCGGCCTGATCTTTTACGACATGACAGCGATAATATCATACTCGAAAAACCTGAAGCTTGCAGAGAAGGGATACAATCCCGATGACGAACATGAGAATCAGGTCACGGTGATAATGGCGTTCTCCGTTAAGTCATGGGTACCGGTGGCGGTGGATGTATTTTACGGATCGGTGAGGGACATAAAATCGCTGAAATATTTCATAGACCGTTTTCATGACCAGGATATCGGATTCATCATGGATCGGGGCCTCTTCTCTGAATCCATCGTCAAGGATCTGAGAAAGCTGAAGATGCACTACATCGTCCCTCTCAGAAGGAATTCCACCATCGTTCCGGATAATGTGAAATTCGATTCAGCATTCATCTACAACGGAAGGCCAATCCAGGCTTCCAGAAGATCGTCAAGACTGGGATATGTATACATGTTCCAGGACCCCATGATGAGAGCGGAGGAGGAATCGACGATACTGAGGGGTGTCGCCTCTGCACGAAAGGACATGGAATATTTTCAGGATAAGAAGAGTCGTCTTGGAGTATTTGCAATAATATCCGATCTTGATCGAAGTCCTTCTGAAATATATGAACAGTACAAGTCCAGAGAGGAGGTTGAACAGGTATTCGACACAATGAAGGGTGATCTGGAATCAGACAAGACCTATCTCAGGGACAATGAGAAGGTGAAGGGATTCTTCTTTATTGTCTTTCTCGCTTTGAGGGTGAGATTCAGAATCCTGAAGGTGCTGAAGGATCATGGTTTACTGGGAAAGATGTCGGTAAACGAGACAATCTTCGAGCTGTCAAAGATGGAGAGGATCGTTGAAAAGAGCGGGACAGAATACTTTGCAGCAGTTCCAAGGAAAGTAGAAAAGATCATCGATCTGTTCAGGGACATGATACCTATGGGTTAA